The Fusarium falciforme chromosome 4, complete sequence genomic interval TTGGCGCCGGTGTAggtgatgttgttgaagaaggcgTAGTTCTTGCCGTCGCGGAGGTTGTCCATCATGACATCGAGGGTCACCTCGTGATCGGGCTCTCCGAGGAGATCCATTTTGTCGTAGGGGACGAGAGTCATGTCGTCAAATGGATCGAGGGCGTCGACAGTGGCAGCCTCGGGCTTGTCCTTGGAGTCGTCGTACACGAGCCAGCCAGTAGCGTTGTAGTTGAGGTCGTCGGGAAGAACATCAAACAGGGTCTAAGAGAGTAAGGATAAGCTTCTTGCGTGATGCCAAGATGGGTTCTGGCCACTTACAGTATCCATGCTTGCGACGATGGGGAAGTTCTTGGAGGTGTCCTTCTTAGtggtgaggaggaagctCACACGCTGGGCAGCAGAGATGTAGATCatctcagcctcagcagcctcggtGTAGACACCATCGACCTCAACAATGCGCATCTTGTGGCCCTCGAACCAGAGGTATTGACCAGCAAAGGCACCCATATTGATGGTTCGGAACAAGTAGGTTGTGTCGGGCTTGACGGACAAGGTGTAGTTGGTGGTCTCGTTCATGAGGGCGTTCTGAGGAACAGGCTCGGCACCGGAGGGGTTGGACTTGGACATGAACTGGGGAATGAGAGTCTGCATCTCCTCATGATACCAGTCAGAGAGGGTGAAGATGAGCTCCTCATCATAGTCATCCTTGTAGGGGAACTTCTTGTCATGGACAATGAAGGGAGCGCGCAGGCCGTCGGGGTATTGAGCGCTGGTGTGCGAGTGGTACCAGTAGGTTCCGGGCTGGTCAACCTTTTGCAACTGTTAGTCCACTGAATGAAGCAATTAGTCAAATCTCGAGTTCTCTTACTGTAAAGTTGTATGTAAAGGTTGTGCCAGGGGTAATGGGGCATTGAACCACACCAGCAGGGCCATCCATGTGGTTGCTTCCGTTCATGTAGAGGCCGTGGAAATGCAGCGAAGTGGACTGGTTACCCAGGTTGTTGTgggcgttgatgatgacCCTGTCACCAATGTCGACCTCTATACGAGGAATAGGCCACTTGCCGTTGATTCCAATAACTGGACGCTCGTAGGCACCGTCAGGGTTTCCTCTGACCCAGCCAATGTCGAAGTCATATTTCCTCGTGGCAGCGGCAGCCAGCTGAGGGAGCGCAAGCAGCGAGGCCGCTGCGTAGGGGAGAGAGTTGAAGAGCATTGTGAAGGAATGGAGAGTAACGCAAGTTACCTCGAGCTCATCAACACACAAGGAGGGAAGAGGGTATCAAGGATAGGAAGATGGGAtgaagggggaggaggatgaagaggagataGGCTCAAGAATGCAGTTATTAGAGCTTGCAGACGGGAGGCGACACAAGATGGTGTCCCACAGTTCGTCCGTCCACCGTGGATCGGAACTTGAGGCAAGCAACGTACAAGGCGGAATGGATTAGATGGGGGTCGCGGAATaagaggacgacgatgggaTGATCAGCTCACGAGCATGGGGAAACGGATGCAGCATCCCATCAATGATGCAGAGAATGCGTGGGTGATGTTGTACCGGGCACACGAGAGGAGAGAttgataaataataatagcagaCGCCGAGTCAAGCGCCCAATTGAGCTGTCTGCGGCACGGTGATCCATCCCTCCATCCATGTCTGAGGAGCTATACCCACGCGCGGGTGGGTGTATGCGAACGAGTAGAGCAGCAGGGAAGCGATGCCGGAAGCAAAGCAAGCGCACGCAGAAGAATTGGAGCGGCGCATGATGGATTCAAACTGAGAAGGCGATGGGCCGGCCGTGGGCCATGAGCCGATCGAGAGCTTGAGGTGAGTGAACCACGACGGCGGAATCGAGAGCTAGCCCAGTCTAGGCTGGCTCGACTGGGCTGACCCCCCCATTAGCGTCGAGATGGATAAGATGAGCAGCTGTTGGTCTATTGTGGCTTGAGAGGGCCATGCATTGGACGGTGTAAGTGGTTGGTGTTTCGTTGCAGGAGCTGAGTTTTCGGTAGGCCGGCTAGGTCCAGTTGTAGCTAGAACCTGCCTAGTCCTAGACGGTCAAGGTGGTCACACCTTCCGTTTCTTCATCTTATCAATCGCAACCTTTTTTTCCTCGTGTTCCCCTCCGACTCTTGTTCATGGGCTAGCCCAGACTTGTTGATCAGAGTTGAAAAGTTCCGCTTACAGTGCGTCCCAGGTGTGGTGCCACCCTTTACCGGCACCGACACAGAAACTTGCATGGATTCTCGCATGGGCGCCAAACGAAAAGAAGCTTGGGCTGAAGCTTGTCCCGACCCTGGCCCTTGATCATGATGCTAATCCTCGTCGATGGAGCTTTCTCTGCCGTGGGGACCCTGCAGTCGCCTCAAGTATCCCGTGCCAAGACGGCTCACCCGCAATCATCAACGTGCAGAGTCTCGGCGATCGGCTCTCGGCCGTGGGTTTCTGTTACCTACTCTTGAGGGTAGACCTCGCGCATGGATCGACAGGCGACATTGACGACGAGGGGGGGACACTTCTCGAGACTCATCGCAACGAGACCAATTCCGCACTTTGAGATAGGCCCAGGAGGCGCCTGAAAAAAGAGGGTCTCACGGCACGTCAAAGCCGAGCTGGACACACCTCATCCCCGTCCCTGCCCAGCCACAAGTTCGCGGTGCATTCGATAAACGACCCCATCAACGGTCGAGAAGCCAATCCATGGGCGTCTAGAGGGAGGGAGTGGTCTGATAGACGAGACTTGCTGCGCATGTCCGAGGCAGAGAAGGACATGTCCTACAGCCTGCTGGCGTCTCGATCGTGCTTCAATGGCGGTGGatgtttgatgtttgatCATCAGGTCTAGATCAGATAATCGCAGAGATAATCATTATCTGATGATCTGATAACCTTGATCCCAAGCGCTTTGATCTTGAGCACAAGAggcgaaaaagaaaaaaaaatatcaccatcaccacagCCTCGGCGGAAGAGGCCCGTGAATGTtgtctgcctgcctgcctgtcGGCCGCCCGTGTCTCCATCAGGCCGGGATCCTCCTGTGCTGCAGCTGAACTGAACTGAACTGAACTGAACTGAACTGAACTGCCGCCAACACCCACGGATTCATCTTGTTTGACGTAACCGCAAGAACCACAGCATCATCAATCCCATATTTGCCTCCTTTGGCGATTCATACGAGATGCTTCATTAGGAAAGAGGatcaagaagagaaaaaaaagacaacATCAAACCCCCATCCTGCCAGAACCCCAAACTAAATTAGAGGCACCGCTAGACTTACACGCACGGGGATGGATATTCCTTCATTCCCTCCCTCGCCCGAGGCAGGAAGCCAGCCATGCATTGTGGGGTAGAGAGGCTGCTTTCTCGCCAGGGTCCTCTTGTCAATTGCACGCCATGTAGCCATCCACGGTTTCAACATTGTCGCATGACTTTGTTGCTGTCGATCGCAACTCGTGCCATGCTCTCTATTCAGCATCCTTGTCTGTTTTTACACTGACCAAGCTCATCCGAGGAAATCCGATATCAATCAATCTACGAAAATGAATCCGAGAatagaaagagaaaaaaaagtgagCTCACAATCTCAAATGCCCACGGTTCGCTACGAGATGTGTCGGAGCTGGAAGCGAAAATCACCTGTCTTGTGCATCTCCACAGACCACAGTCGAGATGCTCACCAACTCTACCGTactcaaccaccaccaccaacacccacACAAACCGAATAAACTGCAACGCCATCTGCGGGAAATCTAGGGCATCCACTCACATCCTGTCAGTAGCAATCGAATAAACACACGCCCCCCTTCTCTACAGAAACAGAAGAAACATCCCACGTCACGGCAATTCCTTGCCGAACCTCGACTGCTAGCAAAAAGCCACAGACCCCATCCGCAACCCCCCAGCTGAGCCTTTTGATCGCCCGTTTTTGCACCCCAAATGCATGGATCGAAGGGACCAACCGGTCCTCGGGGATCCGACGCAATGGAGCCCTTTTCGCTTCTCTCGTTTCTTGTTCTGCCATGTGGTTCTCAAGATTTGCAAACTTGCCGTATTAGCTAGCGTAGCCTACGAGTAAATACCACGGTCCgtggctcttcttcttgctcggTTTCCTTTCCACCCCCTCCCTTACTTTAGGACGAACCGATCCCAGGTTTATCTGATCCGTCCCCGTCGGCCGTGAATACAGTCTATGATCCTTTATCAGATCAAGCTCGCCGCTACCTCGCGCCGCTAGTTTCAAGCCCTCACACCCAAGAAGGACCAGGTGTAACCCATTGCCACACCTCGTTGCCCTCTTCTTATCGTCCTTTCAAACCCTCCTCCCCTCTGAGCTGGACTCTCCCCTCATCTTGACTCTGTAGTCCTCAGGGAAAAaaatccatcatcatggccgtcGACGTCTTTGCGGTTcccgtcttcctcgtcgtcttccgaGAGACTCTCGAgaccgtcatcatcgtctcggTCTTGCTTGCTTTCCTCAAGCAGACCCTCGACGGTCCCAATGGCGATATCAAGGTGTACAAGCAGCTTAGACGCCAGGTAAGCCACCACTCCTCCACCCTTCCACAGCTCACGATACTAACACAGCTCACAGGTCTGGCTCGGCACCGGTATAGGCTTCTTCATCTGCATGATCGTTGCCGCCGCTCTCATCGGCGTCTTCTACACCGTCGGCAGCAACTCGTGGGAGAAGCACGAGTACTACTACGAGGGcgccttctccctcttcgcCTCCCTCATCATCTCCGTCATGGGCGCTGCTCTCCTCCGTGTCGGTAAGATGCAGGCCAAGTGGCGCGTCAAGCTCGCCAAGGCCCTCGAGTCCCCCCTCAAAGCCGGTTCCAAAGGCTGGTTCAAGAAGTCGCTCGAGAAGTACGCCATGTTCGTCCTTCCCTTCATCACCGTCCTGCGTGAGGGTATCGAGGCTGTCGTCTTCGTTGCTGGTGTGTCCTTCTCCGCCTCGGCCAAGTCCATCCCCCTGCCCACCGTCGTCGGCCTCATTGCTGGCTGCTTCGTTGGTTACGTTCTGTACAAGTAAGTTTGCTTCCCTATCTTGAACCACCTTCAAGTACTGACTGCTTCAGGGGTGGTTCGAGCACCAAGctccagctcttcctcgTTGTTTCCACCTGCCTTCTGTACCTCGTCGGTGCTGGTCTCTTCTCTCGCTCCGTCTGGGCCTTCGAGATGGCCAAGTGGAACGAGTACATTGGCGGCGAGGCTGATGAGTTTGGCAATGGCCCTGGCTCATATGATATCGACCAGAGTGTCTGGCACGTCAACGTAAGATAACTCTCCCCCCACCTTGACTCTCTCCCTTCTGACACTTTCAAGTGCTGTGCCTCTACCGATACCATCCAGAACGGCTGGAGCATCTTCAACGCCATCCTGGGCTGGACCAACTCGGCTACTTATGGCTCCGTCATCTCGTACAACCTGTACTGGATCTGCGTCATGCTCGGTTTCATTGTCATGCGGTTCCACGAGACTCACGGCCGCTGGCCCTTcaggaaggccaaggcccctGCTGCCGCTGTCAACGATACCGAGAGCCATGCCAGCTCTACAGTTCCCAAGAACATCCCCGCCGAGAAGACCACCACTGTAGGATCGGCGTAAGGAGGAAGACGAAAGTGACAAATTGAAGCGCACCTAGCGTGTAATCATGTTCGATTCGGTTCGCCTTCTCTATTCTTCATGAGTTCATCTCAGTCTATTTACCAAAACACGCAACAACAAGCAAGTCTTGTTTTCCTCTTAATCAGCTCTCAGGGGTCCAGTCCCACTCTTCAGCCGTgaacatggccttggccataCGGTCCACGTAGAATGCTCCCTCGTGTCGTAGTCTTTGGTCGTTTGCAAGAGCCCTCGTGAATGCGAATCGTTTGGCTGGTGCGTCGCTGTTGGAGACTTGGTCCTGCAAGGGCATCCATGAGGTTTCGGCTCGTTGCTTCTTCCAACTCGCAAAGGATATTGGAACGACATTGGCCGATAACATTGAGCGCATGTATCCCACGATGGGCTCGAGCCGTACCCGCAGCCCACAGTTAGTGTGGTGCTTATCGACTTGGTAACTGGGACACTGCTGCAGCGTTGATAGCAGTTCCTCAATCTCGATCATAGCTGTGTCGGGAACTGTATTCAGTGATGCTGGGCTGTAGTCAACCAGGAATAGCAAGTTCTTGCCAACAAGGAACTTGAGCATCTGACCAAGCTGAAACGAGTCACATGCTGCGCTGGAATCATATCCAAGCTTGCATTGTCTCTCGCGAGATGAAAACAATGCGAGAAAGTGGCGTTGAACAGAAGCGATGGTGTTGAGTATACACTCACGCCGAAATCGAAGCTCCTCTGCTCACAATTAGTCCTTTACTCTCTTAAACCCGTTCCATCGAGTCTGAGGCTTACCTTCTATACCATCTGGTAAGTTCCACCAAGCAGCAGGCAGATCCGCTTCGGGGTCATGGAATTCGCTCCATAGAGTCGATCCCCGCATGATCAGCTCTCGGGTCGACTGCTGCAGGCGCATCGGCTGTCCCAACAGCCAAGCAACAAGAATCTTCTGGCGAAGCACTTGCTCCGTGTCTGTAGATTTCCCGTCCTCGCTCCGCAGGGGCTTGTTGGATGTCAGGGGCCACTTGAACTTGAGTTCCGTGTTCAAAACGCGGGCCACAGCTGCCACGCAGTCAAACCGATCCGCAACAATGGCCAAGGTCGTGACATACGACATAGTGCCGCGTGACGTTTTCGGGGGCTTCTGGTGAATAATGTTTAAGATATCCTCCATGGCATTCTCTCGACCTGCCGCCTGAGtggcatcgtcatcatctgtGATAGGAATCCAGGGTAGATCCTGGATGTCTGCCTCCCCTGGCTTGATCTTCAGCTGCGCAAGCTTGTCATGGGCATCTGATATAATTCTGGCTTCTCGGAACTGCGAATTCGAGAGCAGGTTGGAAAAGTACTTGGAGTGCTTCTTCAGGACCGCCAGGCTGACACGATATGCCACCCGAACCTTTGACTTCAGATCCGAAGGCTTGGGAGGTTGGGTCCCAGCCTTTCTGCTGGCGGCAATGGCAGCTTTGCGAGACTTTTTGAGAGTGCTGATAGAAGTCTCAAAGGTCACATCCAGAACAATGTCTCCGGCAGCATCGACATCGACCGTCCGGGGAAGATCTCTCTTAGAAGCTTCGGACCCGTCCGCCTCGGCGGGTGCTGCAGTGCCGGACTCGCCCATTTGCCAGGTGATGGGTATTTTTCGACATGAGCGATGTCAGCCTGTTTAGAGGCGTGGGAGTGTATAGACCGGAGGGCACAACAGCTGTAGCTGAACGAAGCCTCGTCGTGATAAAACTGATGAAATTGATAAAGATGCTGGCGGTCGAATGACGTTTCTTCACTCTGCCAGGCGGTACGTATCCGTTGTACCTACCGCCTTTCCAGCGCCAGGGGATCGGAGCCTACTATGTACAGGACAGTGACGCACTAAAGTCAAGGACTGTGCGCCCGCAAGTCGTTAATTTTAGCGATTGCAACGGGGTATCGGCCCCTGAAATCCCGACGTGGCCCCCGCCAAATTGGCCTGGAGCATGGCAACTCCGTTCTCTGGTTGGCCAGATGCTCAATCCCGAAGAGCGATCCCGGCCGGGACGGCTCCACTCTGGAAATCGttgtccatccatcatcgtcacttttcaacaaccaacaaacaGGGCTGAGCCAGATCTTGCACCTTTCTTTGCCAACTCGTCTGTGCAACGACGGGTGCCTCGACGAAGCTCTTGCGATTCACTCAGGAGCAGAAAAGACCAACTCCATCATTGCCTTTTTGGCATCTTCACCCCGACCCAAAGCTGGCACCCTGTCCGCGCCCTCTCAACAACCTCCGTCCTGAGCCGCCGATATCCTCTCGTCACCCCCTGTTCCCCTCCGCTAACGCAGTCCGACGCTCAGCAACTCGCCCCATGGCTCTGCAGACAGCAACCTGCACAGCGCTCCGGTTTTCCAAGGGACCCTGATGATCGAAGACTCGCGATTCCAGGCACTCTTCTTCGACAATGGCTCCATTTACACATCCTGCCACGACCCCCGCGATCCGGCTTCTTAGGTCCACGTCCACTGGCCACACCCCGAATTGCGTCAATATCCGACTGTTCAGCTGCAATGGCAGGACCAACGCGCTGCGCCGGTTACACAACCTGCCTGGAACGAGCAATTGCTCGCGATTCTCTGCGGCATATTCGACGTGGGCGACTCCATCCGAGGGATCAGGACATCTCCGGTCTAAGCGCCCGAAACTACACCCAGGCCGAATATCCCCGTCGTTCGCCGAGATAGAATCGCGACGAGAATTCCATACATACTTCGTAACACATCTCCCTTCCTCGTCGGTTCATCCCGACTCTCGCATCCGAGGGCCTGGTCATAAGCTGCCTCGCGATGCCTCGACCC includes:
- a CDS encoding Laccase 1; translated protein: MLFNSLPYAAASLLALPQLAAAATRKYDFDIGWVRGNPDGAYERPVIGINGKWPIPRIEVDIGDRVIINAHNNLGNQSTSLHFHGLYMNGSNHMDGPAGVVQCPITPGTTFTYNFTVDQPGTYWYHSHTSAQYPDGLRAPFIVHDKKFPYKDDYDEELIFTLSDWYHEEMQTLIPQFMSKSNPSGAEPVPQNALMNETTNYTLSVKPDTTYLFRTINMGAFAGQYLWFEGHKMRIVEVDGVYTEAAEAEMIYISAAQRVSFLLTTKKDTSKNFPIVASMDTTLFDVLPDDLNYNATGWLVYDDSKDKPEAATVDALDPFDDMTLVPYDKMDLLGEPDHEVTLDVMMDNLRDGKNYAFFNNITYTGAKVPTLYTVLNAGEDATNPAIYGSYTNSVVLKKNEIVQLVVNNLDSGRHPFHLHGHAFQAVFRSEEEAGIWADTKVPDKDLPDTPMRRDTLVIYPNGNIVMRFKADNPGVWLFHCHIEWHVISGLIATFVEDPLTLQKTIEIPKNHLDACAAANMATKGNAAANTADYLDLTGENKPSRPLPSGFTPRGIVALVFSCICGILGVAVVAWYGFAKAPEDATLGTLGAGIVDGSDSGDSHPVQKGPQGTTATASASAGK